One window from the genome of Streptomyces cadmiisoli encodes:
- a CDS encoding dihydrofolate reductase family protein, which yields MRIVITSFISLDGVVQAPGGPEEDTDGGFAHGGWSQAFFDPEVVGGAFDAALGGADALLFGRRTWQTMAGAWPERAGDPFADRMNSIRKYVVTDTLTDDDLTWDNTNRIPAGEAVAALRKLRESEDGGLLVMGSSRLARTLLSEDLVDELRLILMPVILGGGKSIFPDDGTRAAFELVSTAAAPTGAQICVYRRAVAG from the coding sequence ATGCGCATCGTCATCACCTCGTTCATCAGCCTCGACGGCGTCGTGCAGGCTCCCGGCGGCCCGGAGGAGGACACCGACGGCGGCTTCGCGCACGGTGGCTGGTCGCAGGCCTTCTTCGACCCCGAGGTCGTCGGCGGCGCCTTCGACGCGGCGCTGGGCGGGGCCGACGCGCTGCTGTTCGGGCGGCGCACCTGGCAGACGATGGCGGGGGCCTGGCCGGAGCGGGCGGGCGATCCGTTCGCCGACCGGATGAACTCGATCCGCAAGTACGTCGTGACGGACACCCTCACGGACGACGATCTGACCTGGGACAACACCAACCGGATCCCGGCCGGCGAGGCGGTCGCCGCGCTGCGCAAGCTGCGCGAGTCCGAGGACGGCGGACTGCTGGTCATGGGCAGCTCGCGGCTGGCCCGCACCCTGCTGAGCGAGGACCTGGTGGACGAGCTGCGGCTGATCCTGATGCCGGTGATCCTCGGCGGCGGCAAGTCGATCTTCCCGGACGACGGCACCAGGGCCGCGTTCGAGCTGGTCTCCACGGCCGCCGCGCC
- a CDS encoding LacI family DNA-binding transcriptional regulator, protein MTVTLADVAARAQVSPATVSRVLNGNYPVAASTRERVLKAVDELDYVLNGPASALAAATSDLVGILVNDIADPFFGIMASAIQSEIGGPGGRAGGERLAVVCNTGGSPERELTYLTLLQRQRAAAVVLTGGAVEDAPHAAAVAAKLRKLTDAGTRVVLCGRPPAPDTSAVALAFDNRGGGRRLTEHLIGLGHRRLGYIAGPVERTTTRHRLEGHRAALEAAGITEDPRWTVHGRYDRRSGYEATLELLRRDPSLTAVVAANDSVALGACAALRDSGLRIPQDVSVAGFDDLPFSMDAVPSLTTVRLPLAEAGARAGRVAMGREEPPPGGIATVRGELMVRGSSAAPRR, encoded by the coding sequence ATGACGGTGACCCTGGCGGACGTGGCGGCCCGTGCCCAGGTCTCGCCCGCGACGGTGTCGCGCGTGCTGAACGGGAACTACCCGGTGGCCGCCTCCACCCGCGAGCGCGTGCTCAAGGCGGTCGACGAGCTGGACTACGTCCTCAACGGTCCCGCCAGCGCGCTGGCCGCCGCGACGTCGGATCTGGTCGGCATCCTCGTCAACGACATCGCCGACCCCTTCTTCGGGATCATGGCGAGCGCCATCCAGTCGGAGATCGGCGGGCCGGGCGGACGGGCGGGCGGCGAACGGCTGGCCGTCGTCTGCAACACCGGGGGCTCACCGGAACGCGAGCTGACCTACCTCACGCTGCTGCAGAGACAGCGCGCCGCGGCCGTCGTCCTGACCGGCGGTGCCGTCGAGGACGCGCCGCACGCGGCGGCGGTGGCGGCGAAGCTGCGGAAGCTGACGGACGCCGGGACCCGTGTCGTGCTCTGCGGCCGGCCGCCCGCGCCCGACACCTCCGCCGTCGCGCTGGCCTTCGACAACCGGGGCGGCGGCCGCCGCCTCACCGAGCACCTGATCGGCCTCGGCCACCGGCGGCTCGGCTACATCGCGGGCCCGGTGGAACGCACCACCACCCGGCACCGGCTGGAGGGGCACAGGGCGGCGCTGGAGGCGGCGGGCATCACCGAGGACCCTCGCTGGACGGTGCACGGCCGGTACGACCGCCGGTCCGGCTACGAGGCGACGCTGGAGCTGCTGCGCCGGGACCCGAGCCTGACGGCCGTCGTCGCGGCGAACGACTCCGTGGCCCTCGGGGCGTGCGCGGCGCTGCGCGACTCCGGGCTGCGGATCCCGCAGGACGTGTCGGTGGCCGGCTTCGACGACCTGCCGTTCAGCATGGACGCGGTGCCGTCCCTGACGACCGTGCGGCTGCCGCTGGCCGAGGCGGGTGCCCGGGCCGGCCGCGTCGCCATGGGCCGGGAGGAGCCCCCGCCGGGCGGGATCGCCACCGTGCGCGGCGAGTTGATGGTGCGGGGGTCGTCCGCGGCACCCCGGCGGTGA